In one Apostichopus japonicus isolate 1M-3 chromosome 18, ASM3797524v1, whole genome shotgun sequence genomic region, the following are encoded:
- the LOC139959143 gene encoding uncharacterized protein translates to MTLPQLELTAALIGSRAMRFVEKELHHPVSGKFLWSDSQITLHWINSEKELPAYVQRRTQEIVGKGDITFNYVDTKENPADLATRGISAKSLKESNWLTGPKWTIREEIYWPKWSPGQKEPNLPLVLNKGNKEKEKSYLRQEAHLMSTCGAVSTPFGIDVSRYGNIGKLMRVTAYCHRFINLCLKRDIPDTKAVTVKELQYVRNQWIRVVQQQGFNEEINLLKKGGRNQLIKQLDLFLDGDVIRCGGRLANANLTEESQYPTLLPRDNKFTTLVINKAHDRVFHAGARSTLAEVRLRYWIPHGLTEIKKCLKRCLICRRVQGGTFRPPKMAQLPAERVQRAPAFKYTGLDYMGPLFIREKKDTEHQKRWIAIFTCFTTRAVHLELIGDCSAESAVQAVERFIGRRGTPHTILTDNALQFKKGASILQAIWGQKPSEEIRECLTAFYSEKGINWRYIPERSPWVGGFYERLVDLVKRAIKKTLWKMTIKDEDLRTLIAQIEGTLNTRPLLPLSADINDQSILTPASLMAPMCQLGMPPSNEDPTDPDYDPNPRGKATLLRQWKLREKKLDHFWKIWQTQYLQELREAHQTHFRLTRGEICRLPQKGEICLIRESTPRVTWKMGRVTDHVPSADGEVRFVKVKLPSGFITKRGVKDLVPLEADFSGSDDDHTTTLLFMPLCLMAPGDCREQT, encoded by the coding sequence ATGACTCTTCCCCAGCTGGAGCTCACTGCAGCACTGATTGGATCTAGAGCTATGAGATTTGTAGAGAAAGAGCTGCACCACCCAGTGAGTGGAAAATTTTTGTGGAGTGATTCACAAATCACCCTACATTGGATTAATTCTGAGAAGGAGCTTCCAGCATATGTCCAAAGAAGGACCCAAGAGATTGTCGGTAAAGGTGACATTACATTCAACTATGTGGACACAAAAGAGAATCCAGCCGACCTGGCAACAAGAGGCATTTCAGCAAAAAGTCTGAAAGAGTCAAACTGGTTGACCGGTCCTAAGTGGACCATCCGAGAGGAGATCTATTGGCCCAAATGGTCACCAGGTCAAAAAGAGCCAAATTTGCCATTGGTACTGAATAAGggcaacaaagaaaaagaaaaatcttatCTAAGGCAAGAAGCCCATCTGATGAGTACATGTGGAGCGGTGTCAACCCCATTTGGCATTGATGTCAGCCGATACGGAAACATCGGAAAGCTGATGAGAGTTACAGCATATTGTCATCGTTTCATCAACCTATGCCTCAAAAGGGATATTCCTGATACCAAAGCAGTCACAGTTAAAGAACTGCAATACGTCAGAAATCAATGGATCCGGGTTGTCCAACAACAAGGTTTTAACGAAGAGATAAACCTGCTCAAGAAAGGGGGAAGAAATCAGTTGATCAAACAACTTGATCTGTTTCTAGATGGGGATGTAATTCGTTGTGGTGGGAGGCTTGCAAATGCAAACCTCACAGAGGAAAGTCAATATCCCACCCTTCTTCCTCGTGACAACAAATTCACAACTCTAGTGATCAATAAGGCACATGACAGGGTTTTCCATGCTGGAGCAAGATCCACCTTGGCAGAAGTAAGATTGAGATATTGGATTCCTCATGGACTTACTGAGATAAAAAAGTGTCTAAAGAGATGTCTCATCTGCAGAAGAGTTCAAGGTGGGACATTTAGACCACCTAAGATGGCCCAGTTGCCTGCAGAGAGAGTTCAAAGAGCGCCAGCCTTCAAATACACTGGTTTAGATTATATGGGTCCTCTCTTCATTCGTGAAAAGAAAGACACTGAACATCAAAAACGGTGGATTGCTATATTCACTTGTTTTACTACCAGAGCTGTACATCTGGAATTGATCGGAGATTGTTCAGCCGAGTCAGCAGTTCAAGCTGTGGAACGATTTATTGGGAGGAGAGGAACTCCACACACCATCCTGACAGACAATGCTCTTCAATTTAAGAAAGGAGCAAGTATTCTGCAAGCTATCTGGGGACAAAAGCCAAGTGAGGAAATAAGAGAATGTCTCACTGCCTTTTACTCTGAAAAAGGCATTAATTGGCGCTATATTCCTGAAAGGTCACCCTGGGTTGGCGGCTTCTATGAAAGACTGGTAGATCTGGTGAAAAGAGCCATCAAGAAAACTCTGTGGAAGATGACCATTAAGGATGAAGATTTGAGAACCCTCATTGCTCAAATTGAGGGAACTCTTAATACCAGACCTCTTCTTCCATTGTCAGCTGATATTAATGATCAGTCTATCCTAACACCTGCAAGTCTGATGGCTCCAATGTGTCAACTGGGTATGCCTCCTTCGAATGAGGACCCTACTGATCCAGATTATGACCCCAATCCTCGAGGAAAGGCAACTCTACTACGCCAATGGAAATTGAGAGAGAAAAAGCTTGATCATTTCTGGAAGATCTGGCAAACACAATACCTACAGGAACTCCGAGAAGCCCACCAAACTCACTTCAGGTTGACCCGTGGTGAAATTTGTCGCCTACCACAGAAAGGTGAAATCTGCCTTATTCGTGAAAGCACCCCGAGAGTTACCTGGAAAATGGGGAGAGTTACAGATCATGTCCCATCTGCTGATGGTGAGGTGCGATTTGTCAAGGTCAAACTTCCGTCAGGATTCATTACCAAACGAGGCGTTAAAGATCTGGTTCCACTAGAAGCAGACTTCAGCGGAAGTGACGATGACCACACCACGACCCTCCTTTTCATGCCACTTTGTTTGATGGCCCCCGGAGATTGTCGAGAACAAACTTAA